The following proteins are co-located in the Myroides profundi genome:
- a CDS encoding phosphatidylserine decarboxylase family protein, whose amino-acid sequence MKIHKEGKGSILIGVCTFIMINILSYELISPRFWFLQLVIFIVTLILITLVISFFRIPSRVLIQDDNLVLAPCDGKVVVIEEVEADEYFKDKRIQVSIFMSVLNVHVNRNPIEGEVLYSMYHKGKHLVAWHPKSSTANERHTVVYKHKSGREVLAKQIAGALANRIVNYLTIGKIAKQSEEMGFIKFGSRVDLLLPLDAKIKVKLGDIAQSGITTIAEWE is encoded by the coding sequence ATGAAAATACACAAAGAAGGGAAAGGGTCTATCCTGATAGGGGTCTGTACTTTTATTATGATTAATATACTGTCTTATGAATTGATTAGTCCTCGTTTTTGGTTTCTGCAATTAGTTATTTTTATAGTCACATTAATTCTTATAACATTGGTTATTTCTTTCTTTAGAATCCCGTCGAGAGTGTTGATACAAGACGACAATTTGGTCTTAGCTCCTTGTGATGGAAAAGTGGTTGTAATAGAAGAAGTAGAAGCAGATGAGTATTTTAAAGATAAGCGTATTCAAGTTTCTATTTTTATGAGTGTATTGAATGTACATGTCAATAGAAACCCAATAGAAGGGGAGGTGTTATATAGTATGTACCACAAAGGGAAACACCTAGTGGCTTGGCATCCGAAGTCTTCAACAGCTAATGAACGTCATACTGTGGTGTATAAGCATAAGAGTGGAAGAGAGGTCTTGGCTAAACAGATAGCAGGTGCCTTAGCCAACCGTATTGTCAATTATCTTACGATAGGTAAGATCGCTAAACAAAGTGAGGAAATGGGATTTATTAAGTTCGGCTCTAGAGTTGATCTACTATTACCTTTGGATGCTAAGATTAAAGTA
- a CDS encoding DegT/DnrJ/EryC1/StrS family aminotransferase encodes MVDLQRQYEKIKGEIDKGIEQVIRTSTFINGPAVKEFTDNLATYTGVKHVIPCANGTDALQIALMALGLKPGDEVITPSFTFVATVEVVALLGLTPVFVDVDKDTFTINKESLEGAITERTKAIIPVHLYGQCSNMGEIMPIADKYNLAVIEDNAQSIGGSYKKENTSYKTGTMGTISCISFFPSKNLGAYGDGGVIMTNDDSLAHTMRKICNHGSERRYYHEIVGVNSRLDSIQAAVLNVKLKYLDDYCNKRREVAAYYNQAFKASSNIITPYVPDYSHHVFHQYTMILEGVNRDEVHEELARLGIPSMIYYPVPCHEQEMFKGLKDREYNLPNTEYLTSRVLSLPIHTELTDEELVFIIEGVLGVVEKLKRK; translated from the coding sequence ATGGTTGACTTACAACGTCAATATGAAAAAATAAAGGGAGAGATAGATAAGGGAATTGAGCAAGTGATTAGAACTAGTACTTTTATCAATGGCCCAGCTGTGAAAGAGTTTACAGATAATCTGGCAACTTATACAGGTGTGAAGCATGTAATCCCGTGTGCTAATGGTACAGATGCATTACAAATCGCCCTGATGGCATTAGGGTTAAAGCCTGGTGACGAAGTAATAACACCTTCTTTTACTTTTGTTGCAACGGTAGAAGTAGTTGCTCTATTAGGATTAACACCAGTATTCGTAGATGTAGATAAAGATACATTTACCATCAATAAAGAGAGCTTGGAAGGAGCGATAACTGAGAGAACGAAAGCTATTATACCTGTTCATCTGTATGGCCAATGTTCTAATATGGGAGAGATTATGCCGATAGCAGATAAGTATAATCTTGCGGTGATAGAGGATAACGCTCAGAGTATAGGAGGAAGTTATAAAAAAGAAAATACTTCTTATAAAACAGGAACAATGGGAACAATCAGTTGTATTTCTTTTTTCCCTTCTAAAAACTTAGGTGCTTACGGTGATGGTGGAGTGATTATGACTAATGATGATTCTTTAGCTCATACTATGCGTAAGATTTGTAATCATGGATCAGAGAGACGTTATTATCATGAAATAGTAGGGGTGAATAGTCGTTTAGACTCTATTCAGGCAGCAGTTCTAAATGTGAAATTAAAGTATCTAGATGACTACTGCAATAAAAGGAGAGAAGTAGCTGCTTATTATAACCAAGCTTTTAAGGCGAGTTCTAATATCATTACCCCTTATGTACCAGATTATAGTCACCATGTTTTTCATCAATATACGATGATTCTAGAAGGGGTGAATAGAGATGAGGTTCATGAAGAATTAGCAAGGTTAGGTATTCCTAGTATGATATACTATCCTGTACCTTGTCATGAACAAGAGATGTTTAAAGGATTAAAGGATAGAGAGTATAATCTACCTAATACCGAATATTTAACTTCTAGGGTGTTGTCATTACCTATACATACGGAGTTGACTGACGAAGAATTAGTATTTATAATTGAAGGAGTATTAGGAGTAGTTGAAAAATTAAAGAGAAAATAA
- a CDS encoding transposase: protein MGREPKNKERYHLKFIEQIVQEIENGASQNSVIREYSLNKSTLNRWVKKYASPEYHATRKNKVYSESLKRQVVHSITEHHMTAQEACIMYGVESISTINNWLLVNYNKNIDICNEIVIPSLMEEKTSNTESLEIKALKKALSEAQFKIVALNTLIDVAEKSLDIDIRKKSGSKQLKK, encoded by the coding sequence ATGGGAAGAGAACCAAAAAACAAAGAGCGTTATCATTTAAAATTCATAGAACAAATAGTTCAAGAAATAGAGAATGGAGCAAGTCAAAATTCGGTAATTCGCGAGTATAGCCTAAATAAATCTACGCTAAATCGTTGGGTTAAGAAATATGCAAGTCCCGAGTATCATGCTACACGTAAGAATAAAGTTTATTCAGAAAGCCTTAAACGTCAAGTAGTTCATAGTATTACAGAACACCATATGACAGCACAAGAAGCCTGTATAATGTATGGTGTAGAAAGTATAAGTACAATAAATAACTGGTTGTTAGTTAATTATAATAAAAACATAGATATTTGTAATGAAATTGTTATTCCGTCACTTATGGAAGAAAAAACATCCAATACAGAATCTTTAGAAATTAAAGCTTTAAAAAAGGCTTTATCAGAGGCACAATTTAAGATAGTAGCTTTAAATACATTGATAGATGTAGCAGAGAAAAGTTTGGATATTGATATCAGAAAAAAGTCTGGTTCCAAGCAGTTGAAGAAGTAA
- a CDS encoding IS3 family transposase, which produces MKKICQLFGKTRSAYYQSIDRYASQSIKDEIILQEVLNIRATLPRVGTRKLQHMLQERLGSHNISVGRDYLFDLLDSHKMLVRQRRRKAYTTDSRAWRGQYLDLYNGVKVTRPEQFWVSDITYIRLNNTWGYLSLITDAYSHKIMGYSFSLDLTTNGCLQALKMALKNRIYTEKLIHHSDRGCQYCSSVYTKILIENNISISTTQGGEPRDNAIAERVNGIIKGEFDLNYSSLGYQKTIDKIKNSIEAYNQIRPHDSCDRLTPNQAHLKTGILTKRWKNYYKTNKQKQQPVQ; this is translated from the coding sequence ATAAAAAAAATATGTCAACTGTTTGGTAAAACTCGAAGTGCTTATTATCAGTCAATAGACAGATACGCAAGTCAATCTATTAAAGATGAGATTATTCTTCAAGAAGTTTTAAATATTAGAGCTACTCTACCAAGAGTAGGTACTCGAAAACTTCAACATATGTTACAAGAACGCTTAGGTTCGCACAATATAAGCGTAGGAAGAGATTATCTGTTTGATTTATTAGACAGTCATAAAATGTTGGTTAGGCAACGAAGGCGCAAAGCATATACAACAGACTCCAGAGCTTGGAGAGGACAGTATTTAGACTTGTATAATGGAGTAAAAGTTACTAGACCAGAACAATTTTGGGTAAGTGACATCACCTATATCAGGTTAAATAATACTTGGGGCTATTTAAGTTTAATCACAGATGCTTATTCTCATAAAATAATGGGCTATAGTTTTAGTTTAGATTTAACTACTAATGGATGCTTACAAGCCTTGAAAATGGCATTAAAGAACAGGATTTATACAGAGAAACTTATTCATCATTCAGATCGAGGATGTCAATACTGCAGTAGTGTTTATACTAAAATACTGATAGAAAACAACATATCTATTAGTACAACACAAGGTGGTGAACCAAGAGATAATGCAATAGCTGAGCGTGTAAATGGTATAATTAAAGGTGAATTTGATTTAAACTATTCAAGTTTAGGTTATCAAAAAACGATTGATAAAATTAAGAATAGTATAGAAGCTTATAACCAAATTAGACCTCATGATAGTTGTGATAGGTTAACTCCAAATCAAGCTCATTTAAAGACAGGTATTCTAACTAAGAGATGGAAGAATTATTACAAGACTAATAAACAAAAACAACAACCTGTACAGTAA